One genomic window of Polyangium aurulentum includes the following:
- a CDS encoding outer membrane beta-barrel domain-containing protein, translating to MNQSRVGLLVAAALMAMPLAAAAQPKAAQPAQPAAKGDSKEINLDEGAEGQEAPAGDQTGTEPAGDAPVEETPGGEGEGLGDICKIDPSACPSINMEEAAKRPINAEMYAVQQIYALRYHRVELTPYFGITMNDQFVAHPSPGLSINWYITNVMAIGVNGNFYLGLNSPSNFNFQTSRAARVGVPITEYAWNANANFTYVPAYGKFAGFSDFIFHWDFYVLGGVGAIATRPIAVVDPDNRTFSYKPRLSFHAGGGVRIFFNRWFAVVAELSDYIFFDELENPSIAEGRDANNRPNAQNPSTWLAPETELTNNVQAQVGFSVFLPFSWEYRLPK from the coding sequence ATGAACCAGTCTCGCGTGGGGCTCCTCGTGGCAGCTGCGCTCATGGCGATGCCGCTGGCGGCGGCAGCGCAACCGAAGGCGGCGCAGCCAGCGCAGCCAGCAGCCAAGGGCGATTCCAAAGAGATCAACCTCGACGAGGGAGCCGAGGGGCAGGAGGCACCGGCCGGCGATCAGACCGGAACCGAGCCGGCCGGGGATGCACCAGTCGAAGAAACGCCTGGTGGTGAGGGCGAGGGCCTCGGGGACATCTGTAAGATCGACCCGTCCGCCTGTCCCAGCATCAACATGGAAGAGGCCGCGAAGCGGCCGATCAACGCCGAGATGTACGCGGTGCAGCAGATCTATGCGCTGCGATATCACCGCGTAGAGCTCACGCCGTACTTCGGGATCACCATGAACGATCAGTTCGTGGCGCACCCGAGCCCGGGGCTCTCGATCAACTGGTACATCACGAACGTGATGGCGATCGGTGTGAACGGGAACTTCTATCTCGGCCTGAACTCGCCCTCGAACTTCAACTTCCAGACGAGCCGCGCGGCCCGCGTCGGCGTGCCCATCACGGAGTACGCCTGGAACGCGAACGCGAACTTCACGTACGTGCCTGCGTACGGCAAGTTCGCTGGCTTCAGCGACTTCATCTTCCACTGGGACTTCTACGTGCTTGGTGGCGTCGGCGCGATCGCGACCCGCCCCATCGCCGTGGTCGATCCGGACAACCGCACGTTCAGCTACAAGCCGCGGCTGTCGTTCCACGCGGGTGGCGGTGTTCGCATCTTCTTCAACCGCTGGTTCGCGGTCGTGGCAGAGCTCAGCGACTACATCTTCTTCGACGAGCTGGAGAATCCCTCCATCGCAGAAGGCCGCGACGCGAACAACAGGCCGAACGCGCAGAACCCGTCGACGTGGCTCGCGCCGGAGACGGAGCTGACGAACAACGTTCAGGCTCAGGTGGGCTTCTCGGTCTTCCTGCCGTTCTCGTGGGAGTACCGGCTGCCCAAGTGA
- a CDS encoding HEAT repeat domain-containing protein: MGIFDFLRKDKKSIPPAGSAPSVDKKISGPAKIVADKRAQTYDRLEAIQALAEMKTPDAAAALLKRFTFTVDPSITDQEEKDLAFHGIVAIGKEAVPAVGEFCVKAEALTWPLKILRELLDDDDEYKDELLAILERFDTEYARNVEPKIQIIQALEEVVHEEVRTSVERFLEDVNETVRFHAVQTTFAQGNPESLGPMLEMLATEESVRVKNKVAEGLLMRGWVIPPERREAAQQALFETAGYSIADSGKVVKRGGGGGSSFSL; this comes from the coding sequence GTGGGCATTTTCGACTTCCTCCGCAAAGACAAGAAGAGCATCCCCCCCGCGGGCAGCGCTCCCTCCGTCGACAAAAAGATCAGCGGCCCCGCCAAGATCGTCGCCGACAAACGCGCCCAGACCTACGACCGCCTGGAGGCCATCCAGGCGCTCGCGGAGATGAAGACGCCGGACGCGGCCGCCGCGCTCCTCAAGCGCTTCACCTTCACGGTCGACCCGTCCATCACCGATCAGGAAGAGAAGGACCTCGCCTTCCACGGCATCGTGGCGATCGGCAAAGAGGCCGTGCCCGCCGTCGGCGAGTTCTGCGTGAAGGCCGAGGCGCTCACCTGGCCGCTCAAGATCCTGCGCGAGCTGCTCGACGACGACGACGAGTACAAGGACGAGCTGCTCGCGATCCTCGAGCGCTTCGACACCGAGTACGCACGCAACGTCGAGCCCAAGATCCAGATCATCCAGGCGCTCGAGGAGGTCGTGCACGAAGAGGTCCGCACCTCGGTCGAGCGCTTCCTCGAGGACGTCAACGAGACCGTGCGCTTTCACGCCGTGCAGACGACGTTCGCGCAGGGCAACCCGGAGAGCCTCGGCCCGATGCTCGAGATGCTCGCGACCGAGGAGTCGGTGCGCGTGAAGAACAAGGTGGCCGAGGGGCTGCTCATGCGCGGCTGGGTGATCCCGCCCGAGCGCAGGGAGGCGGCTCAGCAGGCGCTCTTCGAGACCGCGGGCTACTCGATCGCCGACAGCGGCAAGGTCGTCAAGCGCGGCGGCGGCGGCGGTTCGAGCTTCAGCCTGTAG